A window of the Hordeum vulgare subsp. vulgare chromosome 5H, MorexV3_pseudomolecules_assembly, whole genome shotgun sequence genome harbors these coding sequences:
- the LOC123397664 gene encoding PTI1-like tyrosine-protein kinase At3g15890, with protein MINRCLCCVAPGGDSEPEAAPSSRRRDPSRRGSKNKNRSVEFPWEMYTLKELLQATNNFNESNKLGEGGFGTVYWGRTSKGVEIAVKRLKAMTAKAEMEFAIEVEILGRVRHKNLLSLRGFYAGGDERLIVYDYMPNHSLLTHLHPHRGTPASQQHPPLDWPRRLAIALGAAQGLAYLHHEASPHIIHRDIKASNVLLDADLVPKVADFGFAKLIPEGVSHLTTRVKGTLGYLAPEYAMWGKVSESCDVYSFGVLLLELISARRPLEKLPGGVKREIVQWAGPLVERRKWDRLADPRLAGRFDAVQLRAVVETAMLCSQSNAEGRPTMAEVVEMLKFGGERRNREIVPVADAASEDTTVTMDREDDVTGSSEPLDRGRSWKLTTLR; from the exons ATGATCAACCGGTGCTTGTGCTGTGTCGCCCCCGGCGGCGATTCCGAGCCGGAGGCTGCCCCCAGCAGCCGCCGGAG GGATCCGTCGAGGAGGGGGTCCAAGAACAAGAACAGGAGCGTGGAGTTCCCGTGGGAGATGTACACCCTCAAGGAGCTCCTGCAGGCGACCAACAACTTCAACGAAAGCAACAAGCTCGGCGAGGGCGGCTTCGGCACCGTCTACTGGGGCCGCACCTCCAAGGGCGTCGAG ATTGCGGTGAAGCGGCTGAAGGCGATGACGGCCAAGGCGGAGATGGAGTTCGCCATCGAGGTGGAGATCCTGGGCCGTGTCCGGCACAAGAACCTGCTCAGCCTCCGCGGCTTCTACGCCGGCGGCGACGAGCGGCTCATCGTGTACGACTACATGCCCAACCACAGCCTCCTCACGCACCTGCACCCACACCGCGGCACCCCGGCCTCCCAGCAGCATCCCCCGCTCGACTGGCCCCGCCGCCTCGCCATCGCCCTGGGCGCCGCCCAGGGCCTCGCGTACCTGCACCACGAGGCCAGCCCGCACATTATCCACCGCGACATCAAGGCCAGCAACGTGCTGCTGGACGCGGACCTCGTGCCCAAGGTGGCCGACTTCGGTTTCGCCAAGCTCATCCCGGAGGGCGTCTCCCACCTCACCACGCGGGTCAAGGGCACGCTCGGGTACCTGGCGCCGGAGTACGCCATGTGGGGGAAGGTCTCCGAGAGCTGCGACGTCTACAGCTTCGGCGTGCTGCTGCTGGAGCTCATCAGCGCGCGCCGCCCGCTGGAGAAGCTGCCGGGCGGCGTCAAGCGCGAGATCGTGCAGTGGGCGGGGCCGCTCGTGGAGCGCCGCAAGTGGGACCGCCTCGCGGACCCCAGGCTCGCCGGGCGGTTCGACGCCGTGCAGCTCCGCGCCGTGGTCGAGACGGCCATGCTGTGCTCGCAGAGCAACGCGGAGGGCAGGCCGACCATGGCCGAGGTTGTCGAGATGCTCAAGTTCGGCGGCGAGCGGCGGAACAGGGAGATCGTGCCGGTGGCGGACGCCGCCAGCGAGGACACCACCGTCACAATGGACCGTGAGGACGACGTTACCGGCAGCAGCGAGCCGCTGGACAGGGGCCGCAGCTGGAAGCTGACCACGCTGAGGTGA